From the genome of Gilliamella sp. wkB7, one region includes:
- the tldD gene encoding metalloprotease TldD has product MIVTQVSERLLNPNNLSQRDISHLLDMLSSRQIDFGDLYFLSGYYESWVLEDSIIKNASFHRDQGVGVRAVVGEKTGFAYTDQLSLNRLEQSVLAANSITKQQTPIVVTPFKTAKTVPMYASINPINSFSQEQKIALLRHIDQLARSIDKNVIEVSASLTGSYEDILIAGTDGTLCADIRPLVRLSVSVIVEKDGKRERGGSGGGGRFGYEYFLNINPKTSESFADSYTREAVRLALVSLSAKAAPAGTMPVILGAGWPGVLLHEAVGHGLEGDFNRKNSSVFSGKIGEKVTSELCTIVDDGTIENRRGSLSIDDEGTVSQKTILIENGILKGYMFDKTNAKLMNTHSTGNGRREGYACLPMPRMTNTYMLAGESTFDDIINSVDYGLYAPNFSGGQVDITSGKFVFSTSEAYLIEKGKITTPVKGATLIGSGIETMQQISMVGNDLTLDSGVGICGKAGQSVPVGVGQPTLKVDNLTVGGTINN; this is encoded by the coding sequence GAAAGCTGGGTACTGGAAGATAGCATTATTAAAAATGCTTCGTTCCATCGTGATCAAGGTGTTGGCGTTCGTGCAGTTGTTGGCGAAAAAACTGGTTTTGCTTATACTGATCAGCTCTCTTTAAATCGTTTAGAACAGAGTGTATTGGCAGCCAATTCAATCACTAAACAACAAACTCCAATTGTTGTCACACCTTTTAAAACGGCTAAAACGGTACCAATGTATGCATCAATCAATCCAATTAACTCTTTTTCTCAAGAGCAAAAGATTGCATTGTTACGACATATTGATCAGTTAGCAAGGTCAATTGACAAAAATGTAATTGAAGTATCAGCCAGTTTAACTGGTAGTTATGAAGATATTTTGATTGCAGGTACTGATGGTACACTATGCGCCGATATCCGTCCATTAGTACGTTTATCTGTATCGGTCATTGTCGAAAAAGACGGGAAACGTGAACGTGGTGGTAGTGGCGGTGGTGGTCGTTTTGGTTATGAGTATTTTTTAAATATTAATCCTAAAACGTCTGAAAGCTTTGCTGATAGTTATACTCGAGAAGCGGTAAGATTAGCATTAGTTTCATTGTCTGCTAAAGCTGCCCCAGCAGGTACAATGCCAGTAATTTTAGGTGCGGGTTGGCCAGGAGTACTACTTCATGAAGCGGTAGGGCATGGTTTAGAAGGCGATTTTAATCGCAAAAATAGCTCGGTATTCTCAGGAAAAATTGGTGAAAAAGTCACGTCAGAACTCTGTACAATTGTAGATGATGGAACAATTGAAAATCGCAGGGGGTCATTATCAATTGATGACGAAGGTACCGTAAGTCAAAAAACCATTCTTATCGAAAATGGTATTTTAAAAGGTTATATGTTTGATAAGACTAATGCTAAATTGATGAATACACATTCAACCGGCAATGGTCGTCGTGAAGGATATGCATGCTTACCTATGCCAAGAATGACTAACACTTATATGTTAGCTGGAGAATCTACTTTCGACGATATTATCAATAGCGTTGACTATGGCCTTTATGCACCTAATTTTTCGGGTGGTCAGGTTGATATCACTTCTGGTAAGTTTGTATTTTCAACATCAGAAGCCTATTTAATTGAAAAAGGAAAAATAACTACGCCAGTTAAGGGCGCAACGTTAATTGGTTCTGGCATTGAAACCATGCAACAAATATCGATGGTAGGGAATGATCTCACATTAGATTCAGGTGTTGGTATTTGTGGCAAAGCTGGACAGAGTGTTCCTGTAGGGGTTGGGCAACCCACTTTAAAAGTGGATAATTTAACCGTTGGCGGAACGATTAATAACTAA
- a CDS encoding DedA family protein, with product METFITLYHAFINMDIATLSNPNVLWTLYGMLFVVILLENGVLPAAFLPGDSLLFLTGVLISLDVFHFGLINVILIAGAALGTWLGYAQGLWLGNTKLVRGWMEHVPEKYHKKSEVLFHKYGLQALFIGRFIAFVRTLLPMMAGLSGLHSRKFHIYNWISATLWIFLIVTLGYLFGLSPVFNKYEKQIMSLLMLIPVFLLVLGLIFSLWLAFKRWLAKKKQS from the coding sequence ATGGAAACATTCATCACTCTTTATCATGCTTTTATTAACATGGATATTGCAACACTATCAAATCCGAATGTGCTTTGGACGCTTTATGGTATGTTATTTGTCGTCATTCTATTAGAAAATGGCGTATTGCCAGCAGCATTTTTACCTGGTGATAGTTTATTATTCTTAACTGGTGTTTTGATTAGTCTTGATGTTTTTCATTTTGGTTTAATAAATGTTATTTTAATTGCTGGGGCAGCTTTAGGTACTTGGTTGGGTTATGCACAAGGTCTTTGGTTGGGTAACACTAAGCTAGTAAGGGGGTGGATGGAACATGTGCCTGAAAAATATCATAAAAAATCAGAGGTATTATTCCATAAATATGGATTACAAGCTCTATTTATTGGACGATTTATTGCTTTTGTACGAACGTTATTACCGATGATGGCGGGATTATCAGGCTTGCATAGTCGAAAATTTCATATTTATAACTGGATCAGTGCGACATTATGGATTTTCTTAATTGTGACATTAGGTTATTTATTTGGTTTATCACCAGTTTTTAATAAATATGAAAAACAAATTATGTCTCTTCTTATGTTGATTCCTGTTTTTTTATTAGTACTAGGATTAATTTTCTCACTATGGCTTGCATTTAAACGTTGGTTAGCAAAGAAGAAGCAATCTTAA
- the bamE gene encoding outer membrane protein assembly factor BamE domain-containing protein has protein sequence MKNVNKFFIALFSIIILSSCSQNNFIEQGTPLSKDKVSSIVEGSTTESQIISLFGEPVSKKVINSDEVQWTYKYIRKSSTSHLIIGETQSNTISGTLEVIISKGVVTWYNYDENHEQKRW, from the coding sequence ATGAAAAATGTTAATAAGTTCTTTATCGCTTTATTCTCAATAATAATATTATCGAGTTGTTCACAAAATAATTTTATTGAACAAGGTACACCACTAAGTAAAGACAAAGTTAGTAGTATAGTTGAAGGTTCAACAACTGAATCACAAATAATATCATTATTTGGTGAGCCAGTAAGTAAGAAAGTGATTAATTCTGATGAAGTACAATGGACATACAAATATATTAGAAAGAGTTCAACCAGCCATTTAATTATTGGTGAGACCCAATCTAATACTATCAGTGGTACACTGGAAGTTATCATTTCGAAAGGTGTTGTAACTTGGTATAATTATGATGAAAATCATGAACAAAAAAGGTGGTAG
- a CDS encoding helix-turn-helix domain-containing protein yields MKINSSDWHPADIIAALKKKGTTLANLSRQSGLSSSTLSNALARPWTKGEFIIAQALDVEPYEIWPSRYIDSITNEPIKRVLRLTSTTKKKKKRKSTSKRKKINKE; encoded by the coding sequence ATGAAAATAAATTCTAGTGATTGGCATCCTGCAGACATTATTGCCGCACTAAAAAAGAAGGGTACAACTCTTGCAAATCTATCTCGACAATCAGGTCTAAGTTCATCAACGCTTAGTAATGCTTTAGCTCGACCTTGGACGAAAGGAGAGTTTATTATTGCCCAAGCACTAGATGTGGAGCCTTATGAAATTTGGCCAAGCCGTTATATTGATTCAATCACCAACGAACCGATAAAACGCGTATTACGACTTACATCCACCACAAAGAAGAAGAAAAAGCGAAAATCAACAAGTAAACGAAAAAAAATTAATAAAGAATGA
- a CDS encoding DNA-binding protein produces MKEWFSSKELLSIAGMPSTIQGVNRKARSENWTARKRTGVRGKALEYHINSLPLSVKRVLFLEEESATYVVPPIDPLQIWMTAFEQLSVEEKSIVISWLMRNGIKDFISFINKHKKDS; encoded by the coding sequence ATGAAAGAATGGTTCTCATCAAAAGAGCTATTAAGTATTGCCGGGATGCCATCAACGATACAAGGTGTTAATCGTAAAGCAAGATCTGAAAATTGGACTGCACGTAAAAGAACGGGTGTTCGAGGAAAGGCTTTAGAATATCATATCAATAGCTTACCTCTTAGTGTCAAAAGAGTATTGTTTCTTGAAGAAGAAAGTGCTACTTATGTTGTTCCGCCAATTGACCCATTACAAATATGGATGACAGCATTTGAACAGTTATCTGTTGAAGAAAAATCAATTGTTATATCATGGTTGATGCGAAATGGTATTAAAGATTTTATAAGTTTTATCAATAAACATAAAAAAGATAGTTAG
- the proQ gene encoding RNA chaperone ProQ, with amino-acid sequence MESQFQLTNSKDIIAYLAQQFPNCFTLEGEAKPLKIGIFQDILSRLDSEALSKTKLRVALRGYTMSWRYLYSIKEGAHRIDLDGNPDEIISKEQMEYAQQQLKESKQKAKERLKERTQKEKRKNPRPPVKKAKALKVGDYVKVILGNKPLKVQIINIEKEHIKVNVGSGMELTVKPEHIITK; translated from the coding sequence ATGGAAAGTCAGTTTCAATTAACAAATAGTAAAGATATTATTGCATATTTAGCTCAACAATTTCCAAATTGTTTTACTCTCGAAGGTGAAGCGAAACCTCTAAAAATTGGAATTTTTCAGGATATCCTTTCACGCTTGGATAGTGAAGCACTAAGCAAAACAAAACTTCGCGTTGCTTTACGCGGTTATACCATGAGTTGGCGTTATTTATACAGCATTAAAGAAGGAGCTCATCGTATTGATTTAGATGGAAATCCAGATGAGATTATAAGCAAAGAACAAATGGAATATGCCCAACAACAGCTAAAAGAAAGTAAGCAGAAAGCAAAAGAGCGTTTAAAAGAACGGACACAAAAAGAAAAACGTAAAAATCCACGCCCGCCTGTGAAAAAAGCTAAGGCTTTAAAAGTGGGTGACTATGTTAAAGTAATATTAGGCAATAAACCGTTAAAAGTACAAATTATTAATATTGAAAAAGAGCATATCAAAGTAAATGTTGGCTCTGGAATGGAATTAACTGTTAAACCTGAGCATATTATTACTAAATAG
- the prc gene encoding carboxy terminal-processing peptidase, translating to MNKLLKGTIKLSLALCIVSLSVQAKQSATEPLPVLKQDDVHQVVAKRVTNFFTQAHYRNFALDGVFSAKIFDRYFKMLDGSKAIFIQSDVDTFRNRQELLGQELFDGNLKTAYDIYNLAMHKRYERYKYALKILQSPMDFSTDDEIDFNREDISWPTTEKELDSYWDKRVKYDELSLSLSGKDENQIRETLTKRYNRVLKTIEQSNNEDAFQVFMNAFAREIDPHTSYLAPRKKRDFDSEMSLSFEGIGATLSQQDDYTVIMSFVTGGPAEKSKLIAVGDKIIGVGQSNSPIEDVIGWRLDDIVDKIRGPKGTVVKLEILPAGNNSKPKVIELTRDKIHFEDREAKLNIVDNQRGKVGVIDIPSFYMGLTDKVESLLLEANKAKLQGLVIDLRNNGGGSLAEVISLTGLFIDYGPVVQVRDNLQKVIVYDDKNKGIEYTGPIVVMVNRYSASASEIFAAALQDYGRAVIVGETTYGKGTVQTSRNIAYQTDARLHPNWPELGGVQYTVQKFYRINGGSTQLKGVEPDIEMSKTKYDDETGERFLDNAMPWDKIPSSEYLTLTNIKTILPYLKSEHLARISNNPEFIYIDQDIKELNDKKDRRYIVSLNKKNRETEQKSYEDRDLKRMNERLAREGKPPITKLEDLPKDYKQPDAYLNESVEILLDLISKYPNIDDKKSTQEIISLRSPIKN from the coding sequence ATGAATAAATTACTCAAAGGTACCATTAAATTAAGTCTTGCATTATGTATTGTAAGTCTGAGTGTCCAGGCTAAACAATCTGCCACCGAACCATTACCAGTACTTAAACAAGATGATGTACATCAAGTTGTTGCTAAGCGAGTAACGAATTTTTTTACTCAAGCGCATTATCGTAACTTTGCACTAGACGGTGTATTTTCAGCTAAAATTTTTGATCGCTATTTTAAAATGCTAGATGGTAGTAAAGCGATATTTATTCAAAGTGATGTCGATACTTTCCGCAATCGGCAAGAGTTATTAGGTCAAGAATTATTCGATGGTAATTTAAAAACTGCTTACGATATCTATAATCTTGCAATGCATAAACGTTATGAGCGTTATAAGTATGCACTTAAAATTTTACAATCCCCAATGGATTTTTCTACCGACGATGAAATTGATTTTAATCGTGAAGATATATCTTGGCCAACCACTGAAAAAGAGCTCGACTCTTATTGGGATAAACGCGTTAAATATGACGAACTTAGCTTATCTTTATCTGGCAAAGATGAAAATCAAATTCGAGAAACGTTAACTAAACGTTATAATCGAGTTTTAAAAACCATTGAACAATCAAATAATGAAGATGCTTTTCAAGTATTCATGAATGCATTTGCGCGAGAAATTGATCCCCATACCAGTTATTTAGCACCACGCAAAAAACGTGATTTTGATTCTGAAATGAGTTTATCTTTTGAAGGTATCGGTGCAACGCTTAGCCAACAAGATGATTATACAGTAATCATGTCTTTTGTTACTGGCGGTCCAGCTGAGAAGAGTAAATTGATTGCCGTAGGTGATAAAATCATTGGTGTTGGGCAAAGTAATTCTCCAATAGAAGACGTAATTGGTTGGCGTTTAGATGATATCGTTGACAAAATTCGTGGTCCTAAAGGAACAGTCGTTAAACTCGAAATATTGCCCGCGGGTAATAACAGCAAACCAAAAGTTATTGAACTTACTCGAGATAAGATTCATTTTGAAGATCGTGAAGCAAAATTAAATATTGTAGATAATCAAAGAGGAAAAGTTGGTGTTATTGATATACCAAGTTTTTATATGGGTTTAACCGACAAAGTTGAATCGCTTTTATTGGAAGCCAATAAAGCTAAGTTACAAGGTTTGGTTATCGATTTACGCAATAATGGTGGAGGTTCTTTAGCTGAAGTTATCTCTTTGACTGGGCTTTTTATTGATTATGGACCAGTAGTTCAAGTTCGCGATAATCTTCAAAAAGTTATTGTTTATGATGATAAAAATAAAGGCATTGAATATACAGGCCCGATTGTTGTAATGGTTAACCGTTATAGTGCTTCTGCTTCTGAGATATTTGCCGCGGCATTACAAGATTATGGCAGAGCTGTAATAGTTGGTGAAACAACTTATGGTAAAGGGACGGTGCAAACCTCTCGAAATATTGCTTATCAAACTGATGCTAGACTTCATCCTAATTGGCCAGAGCTTGGTGGTGTTCAGTATACCGTGCAAAAATTTTATCGTATCAATGGCGGTAGTACACAACTTAAAGGTGTCGAGCCTGATATTGAAATGAGTAAAACTAAATATGATGATGAAACTGGTGAACGTTTCTTAGATAACGCTATGCCATGGGATAAAATTCCATCATCTGAATATTTAACTCTAACTAATATAAAAACAATATTGCCTTATTTGAAGTCCGAACATTTAGCACGAATTTCAAATAATCCAGAGTTTATCTATATTGATCAAGATATTAAAGAGCTTAATGATAAAAAAGATCGTCGATATATTGTGTCTCTCAATAAAAAGAATCGTGAAACAGAACAAAAAAGTTATGAGGATCGCGATTTAAAAAGAATGAATGAACGTTTAGCTCGAGAAGGCAAACCTCCTATTACTAAATTAGAAGATTTACCTAAAGATTATAAGCAACCTGATGCTTATCTAAACGAATCAGTTGAAATATTGTTGGATTTGATATCTAAATACCCAAATATTGACGATAAAAAATCAACTCAAGAGATTATTTCACTTAGATCACCTATTAAAAACTAG
- the prmB gene encoding 50S ribosomal protein L3 N(5)-glutamine methyltransferase: MENLRTVQDFIRWTSSQLSLSDVFLGHGTDNPIDEAKQLILATLGLSLFIPTEFYSANLTNDEKQELYDIIQKRISDRVPTPYLTNQAWFCGHSFYIDERVLIPRSPIGELIDNRFQSLLTHSPKQILDLCTGSGCIGIACAYAFPDAQVDITDISLEALDVAQQNIDLHEMNFRVTPMLSDLFNDIPAKQYDLIVTNPPYVDNEDMDDLPDEFSYEPKLALEAGFDGLDIVKRILSDAINYLSPQGILVCEVGNSWVSLQEQYPQVPFNWLEFERGGLGVFSITREELIQYHYCFK; this comes from the coding sequence ATGGAAAATTTACGCACGGTTCAGGATTTTATACGCTGGACATCATCACAACTTAGTCTATCAGATGTTTTCTTAGGTCACGGAACAGATAATCCTATCGATGAAGCTAAACAACTTATCTTAGCCACTTTGGGTTTATCATTGTTTATTCCTACCGAATTTTATTCTGCAAATCTTACTAATGACGAAAAACAAGAGCTTTACGATATTATCCAAAAACGGATTAGTGATCGAGTGCCAACACCATATTTAACTAATCAAGCTTGGTTTTGTGGACACAGTTTTTACATTGATGAACGTGTATTGATTCCACGTTCTCCGATTGGTGAATTAATTGATAATCGTTTCCAATCTTTATTAACACACTCACCCAAACAGATTTTAGATCTTTGTACAGGTAGCGGCTGTATTGGTATTGCTTGTGCTTATGCTTTTCCTGATGCACAAGTTGACATCACTGATATTTCATTAGAAGCGTTGGATGTAGCACAACAAAATATTGACTTGCACGAAATGAATTTTCGAGTTACACCAATGCTATCTGATTTATTCAATGATATTCCAGCAAAACAATATGATCTTATTGTTACTAATCCTCCTTATGTTGATAATGAAGATATGGACGATTTGCCTGATGAATTTTCCTATGAACCTAAATTAGCACTTGAAGCTGGATTTGATGGTTTAGACATCGTTAAACGAATTTTAAGTGATGCAATTAATTATCTATCACCACAAGGAATATTAGTTTGTGAAGTAGGAAATAGCTGGGTTAGCTTACAAGAGCAATATCCCCAAGTTCCTTTTAATTGGTTGGAGTTTGAACGTGGCGGATTAGGTGTTTTTTCTATCACGCGTGAAGAATTAATTCAATATCATTACTGTTTTAAATAA
- the aroC gene encoding chorismate synthase: MAGNSIGKLFKVTTFGESHGIALGCVVDGVPPGLALTESDMQYDLDRRRPGSSRYTTQRREADQVKILSGVFDGVTTGTSIGLLIENTDQRSQDYSQIKDIFRPSHADYTYQHKYGIRDYRGGGRSSARETAMRVAAGAIAKKYLHEKLGITIRGYLAQMGEIKCQLKDWQQVEKNPFFCADESKLDELDQLLRSLKKEGDSIGAKVCIVAENVPVGLGEPVFDRLDAELAHALMSINAVKGVEIGDGFDVINKRGSENRDEITPQGFLSNHAGGILGGISSGQTILASIALKPTPSIEIAGQSINIHGESVEVSTHGRHDPCVGIRAVPIAEAMVAIVLMDHYLRYRAQCNDVNEL, translated from the coding sequence ATGGCTGGAAACTCAATTGGAAAATTATTCAAAGTTACAACATTTGGAGAGTCACATGGCATTGCTCTAGGTTGTGTTGTTGATGGCGTTCCGCCGGGTCTTGCTTTGACTGAATCAGATATGCAATATGATCTTGATCGTCGCCGTCCTGGTTCATCGCGTTATACCACTCAAAGGCGTGAAGCTGACCAAGTAAAAATCTTATCAGGCGTTTTTGATGGAGTAACAACGGGAACCAGTATCGGCCTATTGATCGAAAATACCGATCAACGTTCACAAGACTACAGCCAAATTAAGGATATTTTTAGACCGAGTCATGCTGATTACACTTATCAACATAAATATGGGATTCGTGATTACCGAGGAGGAGGGCGTTCTTCCGCGCGTGAAACTGCTATGCGAGTTGCGGCAGGTGCAATAGCAAAAAAATATTTGCATGAAAAATTAGGGATTACCATTCGTGGCTATCTAGCTCAAATGGGTGAGATAAAATGTCAATTGAAAGATTGGCAACAAGTTGAAAAAAATCCATTTTTTTGTGCAGATGAAAGTAAACTTGATGAGTTAGATCAATTATTAAGATCATTAAAAAAAGAAGGCGATTCAATCGGTGCTAAAGTTTGTATTGTTGCTGAAAATGTACCAGTTGGTTTAGGTGAGCCTGTTTTTGATAGATTAGATGCCGAACTAGCTCATGCACTCATGAGTATTAATGCTGTAAAAGGTGTGGAAATTGGTGATGGTTTTGATGTTATCAATAAACGTGGCAGTGAAAATCGTGATGAAATAACACCACAAGGTTTTTTATCTAATCATGCTGGTGGTATTTTGGGTGGAATTAGCTCAGGGCAAACTATTTTAGCCAGTATTGCATTAAAACCAACGCCGAGTATTGAAATTGCTGGTCAATCAATTAATATTCATGGTGAAAGTGTTGAAGTATCAACACATGGTAGGCATGATCCATGCGTAGGTATAAGAGCCGTGCCAATTGCTGAAGCAATGGTCGCTATTGTTTTAATGGATCACTATCTTCGCTATCGCGCTCAATGTAATGATGTAAATGAATTATGA
- a CDS encoding TSUP family transporter: protein MSYELLLLLFAIAALAGFIDSIAGGGGLLTVPALLAVGLPPASALATNKLQSCGGSFSASLYFIRQRMVDLNQQKWAIVAAFVGSAIGTISVMHIQTDFLKLLLPILTISVGLYFLLSPTIGESDRKSRFSVLQFALIPALGIGFYDGFFGPGAGSFYALAYITLAGFNLTKATAHTKVLNFISNLAGLLFFIMGGQVVWSIGLVMLVGQFIGARLGAKMVIAKGRKLIRPMLITVSTIMSIKLIYENFF from the coding sequence ATGAGTTATGAACTACTTTTATTATTATTTGCTATTGCTGCTTTAGCTGGATTTATCGATTCAATTGCTGGTGGTGGAGGATTATTAACCGTACCGGCATTATTGGCGGTTGGTTTACCACCAGCAAGTGCATTGGCCACCAACAAATTGCAAAGTTGTGGTGGTTCATTTTCTGCGAGCCTCTATTTTATACGGCAAAGGATGGTTGATTTAAATCAACAAAAATGGGCAATTGTAGCGGCTTTTGTCGGTTCAGCCATCGGTACAATATCGGTAATGCATATTCAAACCGATTTTTTGAAATTATTGCTGCCAATATTAACGATTAGTGTAGGGTTATATTTTTTATTATCCCCAACGATTGGTGAAAGTGATCGTAAAAGTCGTTTTTCTGTTCTCCAATTTGCTCTTATTCCTGCTTTAGGTATTGGCTTTTATGATGGCTTTTTTGGACCAGGTGCCGGGTCATTTTATGCTTTAGCATATATTACATTGGCAGGATTTAATCTAACCAAAGCTACCGCCCACACTAAAGTACTTAACTTTATCTCAAATTTAGCTGGATTACTGTTTTTTATTATGGGCGGGCAAGTGGTATGGTCGATTGGTCTTGTCATGCTGGTTGGGCAGTTTATTGGCGCAAGGTTAGGCGCTAAAATGGTTATTGCTAAAGGGCGTAAATTAATAAGACCAATGCTTATTACGGTTTCTACTATTATGAGCATTAAACTGATTTATGAAAATTTCTTTTAA
- a CDS encoding LysR family transcriptional regulator has translation MKLQQLRYILEIARSGSINEAAKNLYITQPSLSTAVKELEAEFGIEIFVRTSKGVSLSTDGVEFLGYAKQVLDQAELLEQHYAKKEPSKQLCSISTQHYAFAVNAFVNLIKKNHTDEYEFTLRETRTYDIITDVANLRSEVGILYINDFNQKVILRLLKEHRLTFNPLFEADPHVFISTNHPLSDMKSLTLNDLEEYPYLSFEQGEYNSFYFSEEILSTEYHKKSIHVSDRATLFNLLHGLNGYTISTGVLSKDLNGSDILSIPLKVKEKILVGWITSQKVQLSMSAQNYIEALKKLIQEEYGFTLK, from the coding sequence ATGAAATTACAACAATTACGTTATATTTTAGAAATTGCTCGCTCAGGTTCAATTAATGAAGCGGCTAAAAATTTATATATTACTCAACCGAGTTTATCAACTGCCGTAAAAGAGTTAGAGGCTGAATTTGGCATTGAGATTTTTGTTCGAACATCAAAAGGGGTCTCACTTTCAACTGATGGTGTAGAGTTTTTAGGGTATGCTAAACAAGTTTTAGATCAAGCTGAACTATTAGAACAGCACTATGCTAAAAAAGAGCCTTCTAAACAGCTGTGTAGCATTTCAACTCAGCACTATGCTTTTGCGGTAAATGCATTTGTTAATTTGATTAAAAAAAATCACACAGATGAATATGAATTTACCTTAAGGGAAACCCGAACTTACGATATTATTACTGATGTGGCTAATTTACGTAGTGAAGTTGGTATTTTATACATTAACGATTTTAACCAAAAGGTTATCTTGCGTTTATTGAAAGAACATCGGTTAACCTTTAACCCGTTATTTGAAGCAGATCCTCACGTATTTATCAGTACCAATCATCCTTTATCTGATATGAAATCGCTAACGTTAAATGATTTAGAAGAGTATCCTTACTTATCGTTTGAACAAGGTGAGTATAATTCGTTTTATTTTTCGGAAGAGATTTTGAGTACGGAATACCATAAAAAAAGTATCCATGTTAGCGATAGAGCAACTTTATTCAATCTACTACATGGCCTGAATGGTTATACTATAAGTACTGGAGTATTAAGCAAGGATTTAAATGGCTCTGATATTTTATCTATACCGCTCAAAGTCAAAGAAAAAATCTTAGTAGGATGGATCACATCTCAAAAAGTACAATTGAGTATGTCGGCACAAAATTATATTGAAGCACTTAAAAAACTCATTCAAGAAGAATATGGCTTTACTCTCAAGTAA
- the rpsO gene encoding 30S ribosomal protein S15, with amino-acid sequence MSLTVEAKAKIVADFGRGTNDTGSTEVQVALLTARINDLQGHFSEHKKDHHSRRGLLRMVSSRRKLLDYLRRKDFDRYSQLIQKLGLRR; translated from the coding sequence ATGTCTCTAACTGTAGAAGCTAAAGCGAAAATCGTTGCCGACTTTGGTCGTGGTACTAACGACACTGGTTCAACTGAAGTTCAAGTTGCACTTTTAACTGCACGTATTAATGACTTACAAGGTCATTTTTCTGAACATAAGAAAGATCACCATAGCCGTCGTGGTTTGTTACGCATGGTATCTAGCCGTCGTAAATTATTAGATTATTTACGTCGTAAAGATTTCGATCGTTATAGCCAATTGATTCAAAAATTAGGTTTACGTCGCTAA